In Patagioenas fasciata isolate bPatFas1 chromosome 2, bPatFas1.hap1, whole genome shotgun sequence, a single window of DNA contains:
- the TGM4 gene encoding protein-glutamine gamma-glutamyltransferase 4, whose amino-acid sequence MSLNTGFPETDLSVTGIDFLKRQNCQQHHTDAYNIKNLVVRRGYPFQLELTFNRELRPTDKLSLRFSLGENPMKIRGTLMSLNPMLQPDFGGWKVSIVKNSGTQCLLSVISSPWAPVGKYTLNVKTGSNIYKPEMSDIYLLFNPWCEDDVVYMADEAQRNEYVLNDTGYIYVGSAYNIYNRPWNFGQFEEYVLDACMYLMDKSGLKPGSRRDPVLVSRAMSALVNANDDNGVVLGNWSGNYSNGTSPMDWIGSVAILQQYYKTKKPVSYGQCWVFAGVLTTVMRCLGIPSRCVSNFNSAHDTDENLRVDVYLNEVGEKLTSMSLDSVWNFHVWNDVWMRRLDLPTGFGGWQAIDATPQEQSQGLFQCGPCSVKAVKEGDVYLPFDGKFVYAEVNADKVYWIVKKVNGKNKFTRISTETEGIGVKISTKAVGEDRREDITSQYKFPEGSIEERESMEKALSFIRPSGMVPRARFASVNSTDERALSHQILPPEPVPKTGVHLEITNKAPLHPGNPLELAITVKTSTPGKWTINLVGSCQLQSYTGKVEASLGYVKETVELEGGSETQIPLKIGADTYMKTLASAEDEVLVHVTAIAEVQGTEDKLTKEITMPFEYPPITVQMPETAKLNEEFTCAFIFKNKLNVPLDNCKLLVEGLGIFKMTAFDQGDVQPGRIIKSEVICTPTRLGEKKMVAKLTSTQLKGISAEKKITIIN is encoded by the exons GCTTTCCAGAGACTGATCTCAGTGTCACTGGGATTGACTTTCTCAAGAGGCAGAACTGCCAACAGCACCACACAGATGCATACAACATTAAGAACCTGGTGGTGCGGCGTGGGTATCCCTTTCAGCTTGAGCTCACCTTCAACAGGGAGCTGAGGCCCACCGACAAGCTGTCTCTGCGTTTCAGCCTCG GTGAAAACCCAATGAAAATCAGGGGAACCCTGATGTCGCTGAACCCGATGCTTCAGCCAGACTTCGGTGGGTGGAAAGTCTCCATCGTCAAGAACAGCGGCACACAG TGCCTGCTGTCTGTCATCAGCTCACCCTGGGCTCCGGTGGGAAAATACACCCTGAATGTGAAGACTGGGTCTAACATTTACAAGCCCGAAATGAGTGATATCTACCTTTTGTTCAATCCTTGGTGTGAAG ATGATGTCGTCTACATGGCTGATGAGGCACAGAGAAACGAGTACGTGCTCAACGATACAGGCTACATCTATGTTGGGTCTGCATACAACATATACAATAGACCCTGGAATTTTGGGCAG TTTGAAGAATACGTTTTGGATGCCTGCATGTATCTGATGGACAAAAGTGGACTTAAGCCGGGCAGCAGAAGGGATCCTGTGCTTGTGTCCAGAGCCATGTCTGCTTTG GTTAATGCCAATGATGACAACGGTGTCGTGCTGGGAAACTGGTCAGGGAATTACAGCAATGGGACCTCCCCTATGGATTGGATTGGGAGTGTTGCAATTTTGCAGCAGTATTACAAAACTAAGAAGCCAGTCTCTTATGGTCAATGCTGGGTCTTCGCAGGAGTCCTCACTACAG TTATGCGCTGTTTGGGGATCCCATCCCGCTGCGTGAGTAACTTCAACTCTGCACACGATACAGATGAGAACCTGAGAGTTGACGTTTACCTGAATGAAGTCGGAGAAAAGCTGACCTCAATGTCCCTCGACTCTGTCTG GAACTTCCACGTGTGGAACGATGTCTGGATGAGGCGGCTAGACCTGCCAACAGGGTTTGGCGGCTGGCAGGCAATTGATGCAACCCCTCAGGAGCAAAGTCAAG GTTTGTTCCAGTGTGGTCCGTGCTCGGTGAAGGCTGTCAAAGAGGGGGATGTGTATTTGCCCTTTGATGGCAAGTTTGTGTATGCGGAAGTGAATGCTGACAAAGTCTACTGGATCGTCAAGAAGGTGAACGGCAAGAATAAGTTCACCAGGATTAGCACGGAGACCGAAGGCATCGGCGTGAAAATAAGCACAAAAGCCGTGGGGGAAGACAGGCGGGAAGATATCACTTCACAGTACAAGTTCCCTGAAG GCTCCATAGAAGAAAGAGAGTCTATGGAGAAAGCTCTCTCCTTCATACGTCCTTCAGGAATGGTGCCTCGTGCACGTTTCGCTTCAGTTAATTCCACAGATGAAAGGGCGTTAAGTCATCAGATCCTCCCACCTGAGCCAGTCCCCAAGACTGGGGTCCATCTTGAGATAACCAACAAAGCACCTTTGCATCCTGGCAATCCCCTTGAACTGGCCATTACAGTGAAGACCTCTACTCCTGGGAAATGGACCATCAATCTTGTCGGCTCCTGCCAACTGCAGTCCTATACTGGGAAAGTTGAGGCCAGTCTTGGATATGTCAAGGAGACTGTAGAGCTTGAAGGCGGATCTG AGACACAGATTCCTCTGAAAATTGGAGCTGACACATACATGAAGACACTGGCCTCCGCGGAAGATGAAGTGCTTGTCCATGTCACTGCCATTGCTGAGGTCCAGGGGACGGAAGACAAACTCACCAAAGAGATAACAATGCCCTTCGAGTACCCCCCCATCACCGTCCAG ATGCCAGAAACAGCCAAACTGAATGAGGAGTTCACCTGTGCCTTCATCTTCAAGAACAAGCTGAATGTGCCCCTGGACAACTGCAAGCTGCTGGTGGAGGGCTTGGGCATATTTAAGATGACAGCATTTGATCAGGG gGATGTACAGCCTGGCAGGATCATTAAGTCTGAAGTAATCTGCACTCCGACAAGATTAGGAGAGAAGAAAATGGTGGCCAAGCTGACCTCGACCCAGCTCAAAGGGATCTCTGCAGAGAAGAAGATCACCATCATCAACTAG